A genomic region of Ewingella sp. CoE-038-23 contains the following coding sequences:
- a CDS encoding TetR/AcrR family transcriptional regulator produces the protein MTEKQPRRPGRPAGTSKSADKRDLLLDTALKMFAQQGIAETPLSAIAREAGVTSAMLHYYFNTREQLLDVLIDERFLPARASVGSLFEAHPNDPVAAITALAQRFIDISVKHSWFAPLWIREVLSESGLLKERMDARFGDNEKKAVHQCMLGWQKQGYLNPDIEPELVFLSLFGLTLLPIAAMQNQRIAGKTKLTAEDLSRHVAALLLRGIAPQNKE, from the coding sequence ATGACAGAGAAACAACCGCGTCGTCCGGGCCGACCGGCAGGCACCAGTAAAAGCGCCGATAAGCGCGATCTTTTGTTGGATACCGCCCTGAAAATGTTTGCCCAGCAAGGCATTGCCGAGACCCCACTGAGCGCCATTGCCCGCGAGGCTGGCGTCACCTCCGCCATGCTGCATTACTACTTCAATACCCGCGAACAGCTGCTGGACGTGCTGATCGACGAGCGTTTTCTCCCCGCTCGCGCCTCGGTCGGTAGCCTTTTTGAAGCGCACCCGAATGACCCTGTGGCAGCCATTACCGCGCTGGCCCAGCGTTTTATCGACATTTCCGTCAAGCACTCTTGGTTTGCGCCGCTGTGGATACGCGAAGTGCTCAGCGAGAGCGGTTTGCTGAAAGAGCGGATGGATGCGCGTTTTGGCGACAATGAAAAAAAAGCGGTTCACCAGTGCATGTTGGGCTGGCAAAAACAGGGTTATTTGAACCCAGACATTGAGCCGGAGCTGGTCTTTCTCTCCCTGTTTGGCCTGACGCTGCTGCCGATTGCCGCCATGCAAAACCAGCGTATCGCGGGGAAAACCAAGCTGACGGCCGAGGATTTATCCCGCCACGTCGCTGCCTTATTACTTCGTGGCATTGCACCCCAAAATAAGGAATAA
- a CDS encoding MFS transporter, giving the protein MKGMPPIILALLASSLVLTIGRGITLPFITIYLTEHYHLLPKSVGVIMGASLALGILSSLYGGYLVDKFNHRTLIAASISFFSLSFFLLPVLPSITGVLVVLALLNSSYALLSITLKACIASWLPVDKRVKAFSMNYTLINVGWAVGSSLGVWLAGFSPMLPFLISGGLALVTVITLSWGIRNIPNRPAQAEIEQKPLPKPNLRQTLSILAHDRRLIYFTLGSTLGSIVFGQFTGYLSQYLILTSDAVFAYKVIGAVMITNALIVIVFQYALSSRMRQATLLRWLFLGTVFFMIGLAGFMLAGSSVLIWVIAMAIFSFGELIVIPAEYMFIDFIAPDNMKGSYYGMQNLSNLGGAINPVLCGFLLSYAAPPVMFIVLIASAAAGLLFFWLGHRLAVREAV; this is encoded by the coding sequence ATGAAGGGAATGCCGCCGATTATTCTTGCTTTACTCGCCAGTTCATTGGTCCTGACCATTGGGCGTGGTATTACGCTACCCTTCATTACCATCTATCTCACCGAGCATTACCATCTGCTGCCCAAAAGCGTCGGCGTGATAATGGGGGCTAGTCTGGCCCTGGGCATCCTCAGCAGCCTGTACGGCGGCTATCTGGTGGATAAATTTAACCATCGAACGCTGATCGCCGCCTCGATAAGCTTCTTCTCACTCAGCTTTTTCCTGCTGCCGGTCCTGCCCTCTATCACTGGCGTGCTAGTGGTACTGGCGCTGCTCAACTCCTCCTATGCGCTGCTGAGCATCACCCTAAAAGCCTGTATTGCCAGCTGGTTACCCGTGGATAAGCGTGTGAAAGCCTTTTCAATGAACTACACGCTGATTAACGTCGGCTGGGCGGTCGGCTCTTCCCTTGGCGTATGGCTGGCAGGTTTTAGCCCAATGCTGCCGTTTTTGATCTCCGGCGGATTGGCACTGGTCACGGTGATCACCCTGAGCTGGGGCATTCGCAATATCCCCAATCGCCCGGCACAGGCGGAAATCGAACAGAAGCCGCTACCGAAGCCGAACTTGCGCCAAACCCTGAGCATTTTGGCCCACGACCGCCGCCTGATTTACTTCACCCTTGGCAGCACGCTGGGTTCGATCGTCTTCGGCCAGTTCACCGGCTACCTCTCGCAATACCTGATTTTGACCTCCGACGCCGTGTTCGCCTACAAGGTGATCGGTGCGGTGATGATCACTAACGCCCTGATTGTGATTGTTTTTCAGTATGCCCTTAGCAGCCGCATGCGCCAGGCCACCCTGCTCAGATGGCTGTTCCTCGGCACAGTATTTTTCATGATTGGACTGGCAGGCTTTATGCTGGCTGGGTCGTCGGTACTGATTTGGGTGATTGCGATGGCGATTTTCAGCTTCGGCGAGCTAATCGTCATTCCGGCGGAATATATGTTCATCGACTTTATTGCGCCGGACAATATGAAAGGCAGCTATTACGGCATGCAAAACCTGAGCAACCTCGGCGGGGCCATCAACCCCGTCCTCTGTGGTTTCCTGCTCAGTTACGCAGCCCCGCCGGTGATGTTTATCGTCCTCATCGCCTCCGCCGCCGCCGGCCTGCTGTTCTTCTGGCTGGGGCATAGATTGGCGGTGCGGGAGGCGGTTTAA
- the dcp gene encoding peptidyl-dipeptidase Dcp translates to MRLSNLFLAISLACSSYVAVAETPSTATSKQENVMNSPEQTVNPFFERSPLIYQAPQFDKYKESDYAPAIAEGIKQKLAEVDKIANDSAAPTFENTYVALEKSGVLLTRVLSVFDAMTSSNTTDGLQKIDEDTSPKLAAMSDSIHLNSKLFDRLKTVYEQRNSLKLDAESQRLIEVTYKDFELAGANLSDADKEKLKALNQQAATLSTQFTNKLLAASKAGGLTVKDQKQLAGLSEAELSAASQAAKDRKLTDAWLLVLQNTTQQPLLQPLEDRDMRKALYEASINRAEHGDANDTRQLISKLAKVRAEQAQILGFPSYAAWKLQNQMAKTPQAALDFMHKIVPAATARAEREAQDIQALIDKQKGGFKLAAWDWQHYSEQVRKEKYDLDDAQIKPYFELNNVLENGVFYAANLLYGVTFKERHDLPVYNPDVRVFEVFDKDGQSMALFYADYYQRDNKGGGAWMSNFVDQSNLFGTKPVIYNVANFQKPAEGKPALLSWDDVITMFHEFGHALHGLFADQQYPSLSGTATPRDFVEFPSQFNEHWASDPKVFSHFAKNYQTGEAMPQALRDKIEKASKFNKGYEMTELLAAALLDMHWHSLSASEPEQDVDKFEAASLKKDNIDLAYVPPRYRSSYFQHIWGNGYAAGYYAYLWTEMLADDAFAGIEEQGGLTRENGQKFRDQILSRGNSEDLEKLYETWRGKAPSIEPMLINRGLKEE, encoded by the coding sequence ATGCGTCTTTCAAACCTCTTTTTGGCTATCAGTTTGGCATGCAGCTCGTACGTGGCAGTGGCGGAGACCCCTTCCACGGCGACCTCAAAGCAGGAAAATGTCATGAACAGTCCCGAACAAACGGTAAACCCTTTCTTTGAACGCAGCCCGTTGATTTATCAGGCTCCGCAGTTCGACAAATATAAAGAGAGTGATTACGCCCCGGCGATTGCCGAAGGTATTAAGCAGAAGCTGGCTGAGGTCGATAAAATCGCCAACGACTCGGCTGCGCCAACCTTTGAGAATACCTACGTGGCGCTGGAGAAGTCCGGCGTGCTGCTGACTCGCGTGTTGAGCGTGTTTGATGCGATGACCTCGTCGAACACCACTGACGGTTTGCAGAAAATTGACGAAGACACTTCGCCAAAACTGGCCGCCATGTCCGACAGCATTCATCTCAACAGCAAGCTGTTTGATCGCCTGAAAACGGTTTATGAGCAGCGTAACTCCTTAAAATTAGATGCTGAATCCCAGCGTCTGATTGAAGTCACTTATAAAGATTTCGAGCTGGCGGGTGCCAACCTGTCTGATGCCGACAAAGAAAAACTCAAAGCCCTGAATCAGCAGGCGGCGACGCTCAGCACTCAATTCACCAATAAGCTGCTGGCGGCCAGCAAGGCGGGCGGGCTGACGGTGAAAGACCAAAAACAGCTGGCTGGTCTGAGTGAAGCCGAGCTTTCCGCCGCGTCTCAGGCGGCAAAAGACCGCAAGCTGACCGACGCGTGGTTGCTGGTGTTGCAGAACACCACCCAGCAGCCGTTGCTTCAGCCACTGGAAGACCGTGACATGCGCAAAGCCCTGTATGAGGCGTCGATTAATCGTGCTGAACACGGCGATGCTAACGACACGCGCCAGCTGATTTCCAAGCTGGCGAAGGTCCGCGCCGAGCAGGCGCAGATCCTGGGTTTCCCTTCTTATGCTGCATGGAAATTGCAAAACCAGATGGCGAAAACGCCGCAGGCCGCGCTCGACTTCATGCATAAAATTGTTCCAGCCGCTACTGCTCGCGCTGAACGAGAAGCACAGGACATTCAGGCGCTAATTGATAAGCAAAAAGGCGGCTTCAAGCTGGCGGCATGGGACTGGCAGCACTATTCCGAGCAGGTGCGCAAAGAGAAATATGACCTCGACGACGCGCAGATCAAACCCTATTTCGAGCTGAACAATGTGCTGGAAAACGGCGTGTTTTATGCTGCCAACCTGCTCTACGGGGTGACTTTCAAAGAGCGCCATGACCTGCCGGTTTATAACCCTGACGTGCGGGTGTTCGAGGTGTTCGACAAAGATGGCCAATCCATGGCGCTGTTCTACGCCGATTATTACCAGCGCGATAACAAAGGCGGTGGTGCGTGGATGAGCAATTTCGTCGATCAGTCCAACCTGTTTGGCACCAAGCCGGTGATCTATAACGTCGCCAACTTCCAAAAACCGGCAGAGGGCAAGCCCGCGCTGCTGTCATGGGACGACGTGATCACCATGTTCCACGAGTTCGGCCACGCGCTGCACGGCCTGTTCGCCGACCAGCAGTATCCAAGTCTCTCCGGAACCGCGACCCCGCGTGACTTCGTTGAATTCCCATCCCAGTTCAACGAGCACTGGGCGAGTGATCCGAAAGTCTTCTCTCACTTCGCCAAGAATTACCAAACCGGCGAGGCCATGCCGCAGGCGCTGCGCGACAAAATCGAGAAAGCCAGCAAGTTCAATAAAGGCTATGAGATGACCGAGTTGTTGGCCGCTGCGCTGCTCGATATGCACTGGCACAGCCTGAGCGCCAGTGAGCCAGAGCAGGACGTGGATAAATTCGAAGCGGCTTCGCTGAAAAAAGACAATATCGATCTAGCCTATGTGCCGCCGCGCTACCGTTCCAGCTACTTCCAACACATCTGGGGCAATGGCTACGCCGCCGGTTATTACGCCTATCTGTGGACCGAAATGCTGGCCGATGATGCCTTCGCGGGTATCGAAGAGCAGGGCGGGCTGACCCGCGAAAACGGACAGAAGTTCCGTGACCAAATCCTGTCTCGCGGCAACAGCGAAGACCTCGAAAAGCTCTATGAAACCTGGCGCGGCAAGGCTCCATCCATTGAGCCAATGCTGATAAATCGTGGGTTGAAGGAGGAGTAA
- a CDS encoding Qnr family pentapeptide repeat protein, protein MIKNQIFIQKRISQLQFTGEILEDCRFLQCRFDGADLSDTAFLNCSFYDDENQKGCSFQNAQMKDASFKHCDLTMADFKYIQALGLEMRECKATGADFAGANFMNMITPRSWFCSAFLTKNNFSYTNFSKVVLEKCELWENRWSGANLRGANLSGSDLSGGEFTEFNWNDINVTHCDLTNSDLGELNLRMVDLDGAKIDDWQQSHLLEKLGVIVIHSK, encoded by the coding sequence ATGATAAAAAATCAGATCTTCATTCAGAAACGCATCAGCCAGTTGCAATTCACCGGTGAAATTTTAGAGGATTGCCGCTTTCTGCAATGCCGTTTTGACGGCGCAGATCTGAGCGACACCGCCTTCCTCAATTGCAGCTTTTATGATGATGAGAACCAGAAAGGCTGCTCTTTCCAGAACGCCCAAATGAAAGATGCCAGCTTTAAACACTGCGATTTGACCATGGCGGATTTCAAATATATTCAGGCGTTAGGCCTGGAAATGCGCGAATGCAAAGCGACCGGCGCAGACTTTGCCGGGGCTAATTTCATGAATATGATCACCCCTCGCAGCTGGTTTTGCAGCGCCTTTCTCACCAAAAACAACTTCAGCTACACCAATTTCAGCAAGGTGGTGCTGGAGAAATGCGAACTGTGGGAAAACCGCTGGAGCGGCGCCAATCTGCGCGGCGCAAACCTCAGTGGCTCCGACCTTTCCGGCGGCGAATTCACCGAATTCAACTGGAATGACATTAACGTCACCCACTGCGACCTGACCAACTCAGACCTCGGCGAACTCAACCTGCGCATGGTGGATCTCGACGGCGCGAAAATCGACGACTGGCAGCAAAGCCATTTGCTGGAGAAGCTCGGGGTGATTGTGATTCATTCTAAGTAG
- the cytX gene encoding putative hydroxymethylpyrimidine transporter CytX yields the protein MKDNSIYSPQTSIPEKSRVLGWSDLFSLWFSLGMGLMVLQAGAILAPGLGLAGSLAAILLGSAVGVALLALVGVIGGQTGLSSMASLRLTLGKRGVALPVLFNLIQLVGWGAFEIVVMRDAASLLAQRAWGSGTPWANSTLWTFIFGAVATLLAASGPLAFIRVVLRRWGIWLLMASCAWLTVYLFQHADLAALWHKAGDGSMPFALACDIVVSMAFSWLPLVSDYTRFGKSARQNFWGTACGYFLGSCWMMSLGVAYTLAFVTNSADANALLLALSGVALGIPLLLILVDEHENAFADIHSAAVSAGTSLPISIGKLTLGIGLLCTLIAWSVPLTQYENFLLLIGSVFAPLFGVVLTHHFILRRHAHHDLNMRSLAAWVIGIAVYHLMAHFLPDVGATLPSLLVAALVCWGLGRKA from the coding sequence ATGAAAGATAATAGTATTTACTCGCCTCAAACGTCGATTCCTGAGAAGTCTCGGGTGCTCGGCTGGTCTGATTTATTCTCGCTGTGGTTCTCGCTCGGCATGGGTCTGATGGTGCTGCAGGCGGGCGCGATTCTGGCGCCGGGCCTTGGGCTGGCGGGTTCGCTGGCGGCCATTTTGCTTGGCAGCGCGGTGGGCGTGGCGCTATTGGCGCTGGTCGGCGTGATTGGCGGGCAGACCGGGCTGTCGTCGATGGCCTCGCTGCGGCTGACCCTCGGCAAGCGCGGCGTTGCCCTGCCGGTGCTGTTTAACCTGATACAGCTGGTCGGCTGGGGCGCGTTTGAAATCGTGGTGATGCGCGATGCAGCAAGCCTGCTGGCCCAGCGAGCTTGGGGAAGCGGCACGCCTTGGGCGAATTCGACCCTGTGGACCTTTATTTTTGGCGCGGTGGCGACACTGCTGGCGGCCAGCGGCCCTCTGGCATTTATTCGCGTAGTACTACGCCGCTGGGGTATCTGGCTGCTGATGGCAAGCTGCGCGTGGCTGACGGTTTATCTATTCCAGCACGCTGACCTCGCCGCCCTGTGGCACAAAGCCGGAGACGGTTCGATGCCGTTCGCGCTGGCCTGCGATATCGTGGTGTCGATGGCCTTTTCGTGGCTGCCGCTGGTGTCGGATTACACCCGCTTTGGCAAATCGGCGCGGCAGAACTTCTGGGGAACTGCCTGCGGGTATTTCCTTGGCAGCTGCTGGATGATGTCGCTCGGCGTGGCCTACACGCTGGCTTTCGTCACCAACTCGGCTGACGCCAATGCCCTTCTGCTGGCCCTTTCGGGCGTCGCCTTGGGCATTCCTCTATTGCTGATTTTGGTCGACGAACATGAAAATGCCTTCGCGGATATTCACTCGGCGGCCGTGTCTGCCGGCACCTCGCTGCCTATTAGCATAGGCAAACTGACGCTAGGCATTGGCCTGCTGTGCACGCTAATCGCCTGGAGCGTGCCGCTGACCCAGTATGAAAACTTCCTGCTGCTGATTGGCTCGGTGTTTGCGCCACTGTTTGGCGTGGTGTTGACCCATCACTTCATTTTGCGCCGCCACGCTCACCACGACCTGAATATGCGCTCGCTTGCAGCTTGGGTAATAGGTATCGCGGTGTATCACCTGATGGCGCATTTCCTGCCCGACGTCGGGGCTACGCTACCGTCACTGTTGGTTGCCGCACTGGTCTGCTGGGGGCTGGGGCGTAAAGCGTAA
- the mqo gene encoding malate dehydrogenase (quinone), protein MRKLLVMILCLNAMALTPRAFAAEEEKSVDVLLIGGGIMSATLGTYLQELEPDWSINMVERLDGVAEESSNGWNNAGTGHSALAEMNYTPEKADGSIDISKAVEVNEGFQISRQFWSYQVENGVLHNPRSFINSVPHMSFVWGDANVDFLHKRYLALQKSTLFRGMEYSQDPTKIKEWIPLVMEGRDPNQKIAATRIPIGTDVNFGEITHQLVASLQKNQNFSLSLGHEVRDIKRNPDNSWNVTVADLKNNGKESVVKAKFVFIGAGGASLTLLQKSGIPEADNYGGFPVGGQFLVTENPEIVNRHLAKVYGKASVGAPPMSVPHLDTRVFNGKRVLLFGPFATFSSKFLKNGSLWDLFGSVNFSNIGPMTDVGINNFDLVKYLISQVMLSDNDRYEALKEYFPDAKKEDWRLWTAGQRVQIIKKDPKEGGVLRLGTEVVSSKDGSIAALLGASPGASTAAPIMLHLMETVFKDKVATPEWQTKLKQIIPSYGTKLNGNVEATEKELGYTSRVLQLDNPTPAAQPAEQAPAAEAAPAPQGNTEKKEQKQPADIAL, encoded by the coding sequence ATGAGAAAGTTACTCGTCATGATCCTCTGCCTTAACGCTATGGCGCTAACCCCGCGCGCGTTTGCAGCAGAAGAAGAAAAATCCGTCGATGTGTTACTGATCGGCGGAGGAATCATGAGTGCCACTCTGGGTACTTACCTCCAGGAACTTGAGCCAGACTGGTCGATCAACATGGTCGAGCGTCTTGATGGCGTTGCCGAAGAGAGTTCTAACGGCTGGAACAACGCCGGTACGGGCCACTCGGCATTGGCTGAGATGAACTACACGCCGGAAAAAGCCGACGGTTCAATCGATATCTCCAAGGCAGTCGAAGTCAACGAAGGTTTCCAGATTTCCCGCCAGTTCTGGTCTTATCAAGTTGAGAATGGCGTGCTGCACAACCCACGTTCATTCATCAACAGCGTGCCGCACATGAGCTTTGTATGGGGCGACGCCAACGTCGACTTCTTGCACAAACGCTACTTGGCTCTGCAAAAAAGCACCCTGTTCCGTGGCATGGAATACTCTCAGGATCCAACCAAAATTAAAGAGTGGATCCCACTGGTCATGGAAGGTCGTGATCCTAATCAGAAAATTGCTGCGACCCGCATTCCAATTGGTACTGACGTTAACTTTGGTGAAATCACCCACCAGTTAGTGGCATCGCTGCAAAAAAATCAAAACTTCTCCCTGAGCCTTGGCCACGAAGTTCGCGATATCAAACGTAACCCAGACAACAGCTGGAACGTGACCGTTGCTGACTTGAAAAACAACGGCAAAGAGAGCGTTGTGAAGGCGAAATTCGTGTTTATCGGTGCGGGCGGCGCGTCTCTGACCCTGCTGCAAAAATCCGGTATTCCAGAAGCTGACAACTACGGCGGCTTCCCGGTTGGCGGCCAATTCCTGGTGACTGAAAACCCAGAAATCGTAAACCGTCACTTGGCGAAAGTGTATGGCAAAGCCTCTGTTGGCGCGCCTCCGATGTCCGTTCCACACTTGGATACTCGTGTTTTCAACGGTAAACGCGTTCTGCTGTTCGGACCGTTCGCGACTTTCTCCAGCAAGTTCCTGAAAAATGGTTCTCTGTGGGATCTGTTCGGTTCCGTGAACTTCTCTAACATCGGCCCGATGACTGACGTCGGTATCAACAACTTCGATCTGGTTAAATACCTGATTAGCCAAGTTATGTTGAGCGACAACGACCGTTACGAAGCGCTGAAAGAGTACTTCCCAGACGCGAAGAAAGAAGACTGGAGACTGTGGACTGCGGGCCAACGTGTTCAGATCATCAAGAAAGACCCGAAAGAAGGCGGCGTGCTGCGTCTGGGTACCGAAGTGGTTAGCTCTAAAGATGGCAGCATCGCGGCGCTGTTAGGCGCATCACCGGGCGCATCAACTGCGGCTCCAATCATGCTGCACCTGATGGAAACCGTGTTTAAAGATAAAGTTGCTACCCCAGAATGGCAGACCAAACTGAAGCAGATCATTCCTTCATACGGCACCAAACTGAACGGCAACGTGGAAGCGACCGAGAAAGAATTGGGCTACACCAGCCGCGTTCTGCAACTCGACAACCCAACGCCAGCAGCGCAACCTGCTGAGCAGGCACCGGCGGCAGAAGCTGCTCCGGCTCCACAGGGCAATACCGAGAAGAAAGAACAGAAACAACCAGCCGATATCGCGCTGTAA
- a CDS encoding anti-sigma factor family protein, protein MTQERLPIPFPDEVLVAWLDNQLSEAQREQVAQRLQSDEVLADRLNQLSYSNLPFHEAYEPLLSEAPIASLQARLDAIPDPVSAPKVANKQGVSRRHLLAAAVSFLAVGIAVGRYAVPFAEPQQDLGWRNLVAEYMSLYSADTLADIHESPEQQQQELQRVNASLGTTLTPDRLALQGATLKNARLLNYDQYNIAQITYLDATHGPMALCITRSSQRGDTSQQSEIRRGMNVIYWRAKGFNYMLIGHNPADQMALRGQILLSALS, encoded by the coding sequence ATGACGCAAGAACGTCTGCCGATCCCTTTCCCTGATGAAGTGCTGGTGGCCTGGCTCGACAATCAACTGAGCGAAGCCCAGCGCGAACAGGTTGCTCAGCGATTACAGAGTGACGAAGTTTTGGCCGATCGCCTCAATCAGCTCTCTTACAGCAATCTGCCTTTCCATGAAGCCTATGAGCCTTTGCTGTCCGAAGCGCCAATTGCCAGCTTGCAGGCCCGGCTGGATGCCATTCCAGATCCCGTTAGTGCGCCAAAAGTTGCGAATAAACAGGGCGTTAGTCGTCGCCACCTGCTGGCCGCCGCGGTGAGTTTCCTTGCAGTAGGGATTGCCGTCGGGCGCTACGCCGTGCCTTTTGCCGAGCCTCAGCAAGATCTCGGCTGGCGCAATCTGGTCGCAGAATATATGTCGCTCTATTCCGCCGACACGCTGGCTGATATCCATGAATCTCCAGAGCAGCAGCAACAAGAATTGCAGCGAGTGAATGCCTCGCTGGGTACCACCCTGACCCCCGATAGACTCGCTCTACAGGGGGCGACGCTGAAAAATGCCCGCCTGCTCAATTATGACCAGTACAATATCGCGCAGATCACCTATCTCGACGCCACCCACGGCCCGATGGCCCTGTGTATCACTCGCTCATCCCAGCGCGGCGACACCTCCCAGCAAAGTGAAATCCGCCGGGGTATGAATGTTATTTATTGGCGCGCCAAAGGTTTTAACTACATGTTAATTGGACATAATCCTGCCGACCAAATGGCCTTGCGTGGACAAATATTGTTGAGTGCGCTGAGTTGA
- a CDS encoding sigma-70 family RNA polymerase sigma factor — MVLSRKRDVADDLVQSTCVRALERSAQFEEGTRIDRWLFSILHSIWINELRAQQVRQGQGFVDIDDVSTSSESGDFESRRWQLQVMQQVGGLPEAQRNAVFLVYVEGFTYQEAANTLAVPVGTIMSRLATARQTLAKSAVTPFQPQQGEKK; from the coding sequence ATGGTGTTGTCGCGAAAACGCGATGTGGCTGATGATTTAGTGCAATCGACCTGCGTGCGGGCGCTTGAGCGCAGCGCGCAGTTCGAAGAGGGGACGCGCATCGATCGCTGGTTATTTTCGATTTTGCATTCGATTTGGATCAACGAGCTTAGGGCGCAGCAAGTTCGTCAGGGACAGGGATTTGTGGATATTGATGACGTGAGCACCTCAAGTGAGTCCGGTGATTTTGAAAGCCGCCGCTGGCAATTGCAGGTGATGCAGCAGGTCGGCGGCTTACCCGAAGCCCAGAGAAACGCGGTTTTTCTGGTGTATGTCGAAGGTTTTACCTATCAAGAGGCCGCCAATACGCTGGCTGTGCCGGTGGGAACCATCATGAGTCGGCTGGCAACCGCCAGACAAACCTTGGCGAAATCCGCCGTGACGCCTTTCCAACCACAACAGGGAGAGAAAAAATGA
- a CDS encoding tetratricopeptide repeat protein, whose protein sequence is MKKNNNLTTLSALCLCAGLSMFSIAAHAMGDDSEKTPDCPKGQVYDSKTKSCMVEKGSKISDQDKTQYAYHLAKTGRFQEALNLLDTLQQPNTREAWNYRGYATRKLGRTDEGIGYYQRSIALDGHYAKVREYLGEAYMIKGRPDLAKAQLATIKGICGTGCEEYRDLNAAIEGHPES, encoded by the coding sequence ATGAAAAAAAATAATAATCTCACCACGCTCTCCGCCCTGTGCCTGTGCGCGGGCCTGTCGATGTTCTCAATCGCGGCCCACGCCATGGGCGATGACTCGGAGAAAACGCCGGACTGCCCGAAAGGTCAGGTTTATGACAGTAAAACCAAAAGCTGTATGGTAGAAAAAGGCAGTAAGATTTCCGATCAGGATAAGACCCAATATGCTTATCATCTGGCAAAAACCGGTCGCTTCCAGGAAGCCTTAAATTTGCTCGATACGCTGCAACAGCCCAACACCCGCGAAGCCTGGAATTATCGCGGCTATGCCACGCGTAAATTGGGGCGCACGGATGAAGGGATCGGCTATTATCAGCGTTCCATCGCGCTCGACGGGCATTACGCCAAAGTGCGTGAATACCTTGGCGAAGCGTACATGATCAAAGGCCGTCCGGACTTGGCTAAGGCGCAGCTCGCCACGATTAAAGGGATTTGCGGCACCGGCTGTGAAGAGTATCGCGACCTGAATGCCGCGATCGAGGGCCACCCGGAATCATAA
- a CDS encoding cytochrome b: MQNTSAPTLRRRYDGLTITLHWATALIVIFMFASAHIWELLDRGTPLRKGLQSVHISVGILLAVIIIGRLLWRLFTVSTGRSKQEPIAMPTAMKAASHLTHLVLYLLLISQIVLGFLFRWAQAEPFYFFGLFPIPDVFDFDSVMPRTFGMLHNNVAWALIIVAGVHALAALFHHYVLRDGTLRRMLPGSHGRS, from the coding sequence ATGCAAAACACTTCAGCTCCAACGCTGCGCCGTCGCTATGACGGCCTGACGATCACTCTGCACTGGGCCACCGCGCTCATTGTTATCTTCATGTTTGCCAGCGCGCATATTTGGGAATTGCTGGATCGCGGCACCCCGCTGCGCAAAGGGCTGCAATCCGTGCATATCTCCGTGGGCATCCTGCTGGCGGTGATCATTATCGGACGTTTGCTGTGGCGCTTATTCACCGTGAGCACCGGCCGCAGCAAGCAGGAACCTATTGCCATGCCGACGGCGATGAAAGCCGCGTCGCACCTGACCCATCTGGTGCTCTATCTGCTGCTGATTTCGCAAATAGTGCTCGGCTTTTTATTCCGCTGGGCGCAGGCCGAGCCGTTCTACTTCTTCGGTTTATTCCCGATCCCCGACGTTTTCGATTTCGACAGCGTGATGCCGCGCACCTTCGGCATGCTGCATAACAACGTGGCGTGGGCACTGATTATTGTGGCCGGGGTGCATGCTCTGGCGGCGCTATTCCACCATTACGTCTTACGCGACGGCACGCTGCGTCGCATGCTACCGGGCAGCCACGGCCGCTCATAA